In one window of Arachis ipaensis cultivar K30076 chromosome B06, Araip1.1, whole genome shotgun sequence DNA:
- the LOC107645341 gene encoding L-ascorbate oxidase homolog isoform X1, which produces MGVKRGVATAVVLCVLAFVSVSLGEDPYRFFDWNVTYGDIYPLGVRQQGILINGQFPGPDIHSVTNDNLIINVFNSLDQPFLLSWNGVQQRRNSYEDGVFGTTCPIPPGKNFTYILQVKDQIGSFYYFPSLAFHKAAGGFGGIRILSRPRIPVPFPDPAGDYTVLIGDWYKANHTDLQRQLDSGRKLALPDGILINGRGDNGASFNVEQGKTYRLRISNVGLENSLNFRIQNHKMTLVEVEGTHTLQTTYSSLDVHVGQSYSVLVTADQPPRDYYIVVSTRFTTTVLTTTGILRYSNSAGPVQGPPPGGPTIQIDWSLNQARSIRTNLTASGPRPNPQGSYHYGLINLTRTIVVSSSAGQVNGKQRYAINSVSYVAPDTPLKVADFFKIPGVFRVGSISDRPSGSAIYLDTSVMQTDYRTFVEIVFQNDEDIIQSYHLDGYSFFVVGMDGGTWTAGSRNEYNLRDAVSRCTTQVYPKSWTAIYVALDNVGMWNLRSEFWARQYLGQQFYMRVYTTSTSLRDEYPIPKNALLCGKASGRHTRPL; this is translated from the exons ATGGGGGTGAAGAGAGGGGTTGCTACCGCCGTGGTGTTGTGTGTGTTGGCTTTTGTGAGCGTGAGTCTTGGTGAAGATCCCTACAGGTTCTTCGACTGGAATGTTACCTACGGCGACATTTACCCGCTCGGTGTTCGTCAACAG GGAATACTTATAAACGGCCAATTCCCAGGACCAGACATTCATTCAGTTACCAACGACAACCTCATCATCAATGTCTTCAACAGCTTGGACCAGCCCTTTCTCCTCTCCTG GAATGGGGTCCAACAGAGAAGGAACTCATACGAGGATGGGGTGTTTGGAACAACATGTCCCATCCCACCGGGGAAGAACTTCACTTACATACTTCAAGTGAAGGATCAGATTGGAAGCTTTTACTACTTCCCTTCTCTTGCATTCCACAAAGCTGCGGGCGGCTTCGGAGGCATCAGGATCCTCAGCAGGCCAAGGATCCCGGTCCCCTTCCCTGATCCCGCCGGCGATTACACTGTTCTCATTGGAGACTGGTACAAGGCCAACCACACG GATTTGCAAAGGCAACTTGATAGCGGAAGAAAGCTAGCACTCCCCGATGGAATCCTGATCAATGGTCGCGGGGACAACGGGGCCTCATTCAACGTGGAACAAGGAAAGACTTACAGGCTGAGAATATCAAATGTGGGGCTGGAGAATTCCCTGAATTTccgcatacaaaaccacaagATGACCCTGGTGGAAGTGGAAGGAACCCATACCCTTCAGACCACATACTCCTCTCTCGATGTCCACGTTGGTCAATCCTACTCCGTCCTAGTCACCGCCGATCAACCTCCCCGGGACTACTACATCGTGGTTTCCACTCGCTTCACCACCACAGTCCTCACCACCACCGGAATTCTTCGCTACAGCAACTCAGCAGGGCCAGTGCAGGGCCCGCCACCTGGGGGACCCACCATCCAGATTGACTGGTCGTTGAACCAGGCCCGGTCCATCAGGACGAACCTTACAGCAAGTGGGCCAAGGCCCAACCCGCAAGGGTCGTACCACTACGGTCTCATAAACCTGACGAGAACAATCGTGGTGTCGAGCTCAGCCGGGCAGGTGAATGGGAAGCAGAGATACGCCATTAACAGCGTGTCTTACGTTGCACCCGacactcctctcaaggtggccGACTTCTTCAAGATCCCCGGCGTCTTCCGCGTGGGGAGCATATCCGACAGGCCCAGCGGCTCTGCCATCTACCTTGACACGTCTGTCATGCAGACTGACTACAGAACTTTTGTGGAGATTGTCTTCCAGAACGACGAGGACATCATCCAGTCCTATCATCTTGATGGCTACTCTTTCTTCGTTGTTGG TATGGATGGAGGAACATGGACAGCTGGTAGCAGGAACGAGTACAATCTTCGAGACGCAGTTTCGCGATGCACGACGCAGGTATATCCAAAGTCATGGACAGCAATATATGTGGCGTTGGACAACGTGGGAATGTGGAACTTGAGATCTGAATTCTGGGCAAGGCAATACCTGGGCCAACAATTCTATATGAGAGTGTACACAACATCCACTTCCCTCAGAGATGAATACCCTATTCCCAAGAATGCTCTTCTCTGTGGAAAGGCCTCTGGCCGACACACCCGACCCCTCTAA
- the LOC107645341 gene encoding L-ascorbate oxidase homolog isoform X2: protein MRNHSILVEPRILTTCRGEYLSAFHFITENIRNGVQQRRNSYEDGVFGTTCPIPPGKNFTYILQVKDQIGSFYYFPSLAFHKAAGGFGGIRILSRPRIPVPFPDPAGDYTVLIGDWYKANHTDLQRQLDSGRKLALPDGILINGRGDNGASFNVEQGKTYRLRISNVGLENSLNFRIQNHKMTLVEVEGTHTLQTTYSSLDVHVGQSYSVLVTADQPPRDYYIVVSTRFTTTVLTTTGILRYSNSAGPVQGPPPGGPTIQIDWSLNQARSIRTNLTASGPRPNPQGSYHYGLINLTRTIVVSSSAGQVNGKQRYAINSVSYVAPDTPLKVADFFKIPGVFRVGSISDRPSGSAIYLDTSVMQTDYRTFVEIVFQNDEDIIQSYHLDGYSFFVVGMDGGTWTAGSRNEYNLRDAVSRCTTQVYPKSWTAIYVALDNVGMWNLRSEFWARQYLGQQFYMRVYTTSTSLRDEYPIPKNALLCGKASGRHTRPL, encoded by the exons ATGCGCAATCATAGTATACTAGTAGAGCCACGGATTTTGACTACTTGTAGAGGAGAATATCTCTCAGCTTTTCATTTTATTACGGAAAATATTAG GAATGGGGTCCAACAGAGAAGGAACTCATACGAGGATGGGGTGTTTGGAACAACATGTCCCATCCCACCGGGGAAGAACTTCACTTACATACTTCAAGTGAAGGATCAGATTGGAAGCTTTTACTACTTCCCTTCTCTTGCATTCCACAAAGCTGCGGGCGGCTTCGGAGGCATCAGGATCCTCAGCAGGCCAAGGATCCCGGTCCCCTTCCCTGATCCCGCCGGCGATTACACTGTTCTCATTGGAGACTGGTACAAGGCCAACCACACG GATTTGCAAAGGCAACTTGATAGCGGAAGAAAGCTAGCACTCCCCGATGGAATCCTGATCAATGGTCGCGGGGACAACGGGGCCTCATTCAACGTGGAACAAGGAAAGACTTACAGGCTGAGAATATCAAATGTGGGGCTGGAGAATTCCCTGAATTTccgcatacaaaaccacaagATGACCCTGGTGGAAGTGGAAGGAACCCATACCCTTCAGACCACATACTCCTCTCTCGATGTCCACGTTGGTCAATCCTACTCCGTCCTAGTCACCGCCGATCAACCTCCCCGGGACTACTACATCGTGGTTTCCACTCGCTTCACCACCACAGTCCTCACCACCACCGGAATTCTTCGCTACAGCAACTCAGCAGGGCCAGTGCAGGGCCCGCCACCTGGGGGACCCACCATCCAGATTGACTGGTCGTTGAACCAGGCCCGGTCCATCAGGACGAACCTTACAGCAAGTGGGCCAAGGCCCAACCCGCAAGGGTCGTACCACTACGGTCTCATAAACCTGACGAGAACAATCGTGGTGTCGAGCTCAGCCGGGCAGGTGAATGGGAAGCAGAGATACGCCATTAACAGCGTGTCTTACGTTGCACCCGacactcctctcaaggtggccGACTTCTTCAAGATCCCCGGCGTCTTCCGCGTGGGGAGCATATCCGACAGGCCCAGCGGCTCTGCCATCTACCTTGACACGTCTGTCATGCAGACTGACTACAGAACTTTTGTGGAGATTGTCTTCCAGAACGACGAGGACATCATCCAGTCCTATCATCTTGATGGCTACTCTTTCTTCGTTGTTGG TATGGATGGAGGAACATGGACAGCTGGTAGCAGGAACGAGTACAATCTTCGAGACGCAGTTTCGCGATGCACGACGCAGGTATATCCAAAGTCATGGACAGCAATATATGTGGCGTTGGACAACGTGGGAATGTGGAACTTGAGATCTGAATTCTGGGCAAGGCAATACCTGGGCCAACAATTCTATATGAGAGTGTACACAACATCCACTTCCCTCAGAGATGAATACCCTATTCCCAAGAATGCTCTTCTCTGTGGAAAGGCCTCTGGCCGACACACCCGACCCCTCTAA
- the LOC107645339 gene encoding prolyl endopeptidase-like, with protein sequence MEGINYLFKVQLLHQLVPQTMISIDMGSLPLPLNQYPYPNARRDNSVVDHFHGITIPDPYRWLEDPDAQEVKDFVHSQLQLTDSVLESCAARPNLRHKLTNLFDHPHYTVPFRRSHNTYFYFHNSGLQPHSVLYMQNGFHAGAQPHLLLDPNALSPDGSVSLTAVSVSQHADFLAYGLSSSGTDWVTINIMRIQDKHLLPHTLSWVKFSSISWTHDTKGFFYSRYPAPKEGQLVDAGTETNTNLYHELYYHFLGTDQSQDILCWRDPQNPEYRFRASVSDDGRYIIMYIEQGCDPVNKLYYCDMSELTNGLQGFGNKQEEEDAHAHATMLPFVKLVDTFDAQFHYIANDDTLFTFLTNKNAPKYKLVRVDLKEPINSWFDVIHESERDVLESACAVNGNQVIVSYLSDVKYVVQVRDLETGCLQHHLPIDIGTVNGISTRRQDSVFFFGFSSFLSPGIVYQCDLGTQAPVIKVFREIVVPGFDRSQFHANQVFVASKDGTKIPMFIVARKDISLDGSHPCLLYGYGGFNVSVTPCFSVSRIVLARHLGCVLCIANIRGGGEYGEEWHKAGSLAKKQNCFDDFISAAEYLVSVGYTQPAKLCIEGGSNGGLLVAACINQRPDLFGCALAHVGVMDMLRFHKFTIGHAWTSEFGCSEKEEEFHWLIKYSPLHNVRRPWEEFGGGSIQYPSTMLLTADHDDRVVPLHSLKLLATMQYVLSTSMKQSPQTNPVIARIECKAGHGAGRSMQKIIEEAVDRYGFMAKVLEAHWIE encoded by the exons ATGGAAGGAATCAATTATTTATTTAAGGTGCAGCTGCTCCATCAACTCGTTCCTCAAACCATGATATCCATCGATATGGGATCGCTCCCGCTCCCACTCAACCAATATCCATATCCCAATGCTCGCAGGGACAACTCAGTCGTTGACCATTTTCACGGCATTACCATTCCTGACCCTTACAGATG gcTTGAGGATCCTGATGCCCAAGAAGTCAAAGACTTCGTGCACAGCCAGCTTCAGCTAACGGATTCTGTACTGGAGAGCTGCGCTGCACGTCCCAACCTCCGCCACAAACTCACCAACCTCTTCGACCATCCTCACTACACTGTACCTTTCAGGCGATCGCACAACACCTATTTCTACTTCCACAACTCTGGCCTTCAGCCACACAGTGTTCTCTACATGCAGAATGGCTTCCACGCCGGGGCTCAACCGCACCTTCTGCTTGACCCCAATGCACTCAGCCCAGATGGATCCGTCTCCCTCACTGCTGTATCCGTAAGCCAACATGCTGACTTCTTGGCTTATGGCCTTAGTTCTAGCGGCACCGATTGGGTCACTATCAACATAATGCGTATCCAAGACAAGCATCTCCTCCCACATACTTTATCCTGG GTGAAATTTTCTTCTATTAGTTGGACGCATGACACCAAAGGTTTCTTCTATAGCCGCTATCCAGCTCCCAA GGAGGGACAACTGGTAGATGCTGGCACTGAGACAAACACTAACCTTTATCATGAACTCTATTATCATTTTCTGGGTACTGATCAGTCCCAAGATATTTTGTGCTGGAGAGATCCCCAGAACCCTGAATATCGGTTTAGAGCAAGTGTTAGTGATGATGGCAGGTATATTATCATGTATATTGAACAAGGTTGCGATCCAGTGAATAAACTTTACTACTGTGACATGTCCGAACTTACGAATGGGCTGCAAGGTTTTGGGAATAAACAGGAAGAAGAAGATGCTCATGCTCATGCTACTATGCTCCCATTTGTAAAGCTTGTTGACACGTTTGATGCACAGTTTCACTACATTGCAAATGATGACACTTTATTCACATTCTTAACAAACAAAAATGCTCCCAAATATAAACTAGTCCGAGTGGATTTGAAAGAACCTATTAATTCTTGGTTCGATGTTATCCACGAGTCAGAGAGGGATGTTCTTGAATCAGCATGCGCTGTGAACGGCAACCAAGTAATCGTAAGCTACTTGAGTGATGTCAAGTACGTTGTGCAAGTAAGAGACTTGGAAACAGGTTGCTTGCAGCATCATTTACCAATTGACATTGGCACCGTTAATGGAATCTCTACACGCCGTCAAGACAGTGTCTTTTTCTTTGGCTTCTCCAGCTTTCTGAGTCCTGGTATCGTATATCAGTGCGACCTGGGAACACAAGCTCCTGTTATCAAGGTATTCCGCGAGATTGTAGTTCCTGGTTTTGATCGCTCTCAGTTTCATGCCAATCAGGTGTTTGTTGCTAGTAAAGATGGTACCAAGATTCCAATGTTCATTGTTGCAAGAAAGGACATTAGTTTGGATGGTTCACACCCCTGTTTGCTATACGGGTATGGTGGTTTTAACGTGAGTGTCACACCGTGTTTCAGTGTGAGCCGCATTGTGCTTGCAAGACACTTGGGTTGTGTTTTGTGCATAGCGAACATTCGAGGTGGTGGGGAGTATGGGGAGGAATGGCACAAAGCAGGATCCCTTGCAAAGAAGCAGAATTGTTTCGATGACTTCATCTCTGCAGCCGAATACCTTGTATCCGTAGGGTATACCCAGCCCGCAAAGTTGTGTATTGAAGGCGGAAGCAACGGCGGACTTCTTGTTGCTGCTTGCATAAATCAG AGACCTGATCTTTTTGGTTGTGCACTGGCTCATGTTGGTGTTATGGACATGCTACGATTCCACAAGTTCACCATAG GTCATGCTTGGACTTCAGAGTTTGGTTGTTCAGAAAAGGAGGAGGAGTTTCATTGGCTAATCAA ATACTCACCGTTGCACAATGTACGAAGACCCTGGGAAGAGTTTGGTGGTGGGTCAATCCAGTACCCATCAACGATGTTATTGACGGCTGATCATGATGATCGCGTTGTGCCACTCCACTCATTGAAGTTATTGGCG ACGATGCAGTATGTTCTGAGTACTAGTATGAAGCAAAGTCCTCAAACAAACCCTGTGATTGCTCGCATCGAATGCAAGGCCGGACATGGAGCTGGGCGTTCCATGCAGAAAATA ATTGAGGAAGCTGTTGACAGGTACGGATTTATGGCTAAAGTGTTAGAAGCCCACTGGATTGAATAG